From Juglans regia cultivar Chandler chromosome 6, Walnut 2.0, whole genome shotgun sequence, the proteins below share one genomic window:
- the LOC109001187 gene encoding metal transporter Nramp2-like: MSTAHTMREEDESNSKDDEEASRLLQSKPPSPPEDGDDEVAYEAREKILVVNLDGAEVEDPSTIRVPPFSWKKLWLFTGPGFLMSIAFLDPGNLEGDLQAGAIAGYSLLWLLLWATVMGLLIQLLSARVGVATGRHLAELCRDEYPDWARLVLWFMAELALIGADIQEVIGSAIAIQILSNGVLPLWAGVIITASDCFIFLFLENYGVRKLEAVFAVLIGTMAVSFAWMFGDTKPSGKELLMGILIPRLSSKTIRQAVGVVGCVIMPHNVFLHSALVQSRKIDSNKKGQVQEALNYYSIESSVALSISFMINLFVTTIFAKGFYGTKQANSIGLVNAGQYLQDKYGGGHFPILYIWGIGLLAAGQSSTITGTYAGQFIMGGFLNLRLKKWLRALITRSFAIVPTIVVALIFNTSESSLDILNEWLNVLQSIQIPFALIPLLTLVAKEQVMGVFKIGPVLEKVAWTVAALVIVINGYLLLDFFVSEVNGLLFGFVVCAGTAAYIAFIIYLVLRGGGLPCDLISILSKRLAFTAN, encoded by the exons ATGAGTACTGCCCATACAATGCGAGAAGAAGACGAGTCCAACTCCAAGGACGACGAAGAAGCCAGCCGGTTGTTGCAATCCAAGCCTCCGTCACCGCCGGAGGACGGGGACGATGAGGTCGCATACGAGGCGAGGGAGAAGATCCTGGTGGTCAACCTGGACGGGGCCGAGGTCGAGGATCCTTCGACGATCAGGGTCCCGCCGTTCTCGTGGAAGAAGCTGTGGCTTTTCACGGGGCCGGGGTTCCTGATGAGCATTGCGTTTCTGGATCCGGGGAATCTGGAGGGGGATCTGCAGGCCGGGGCAATTGCCGGATACTCACTGCTGTGGCTGCTCTTGTGGGCCACGGTTATGGGTCTGCTCATCCAGCTCCTGTCTGCTAGGGTCGGGGTCGCTACTGGTCGGCACCTCGCCGAACTCTGTCGGGACGAGTACCCTGATTGGGCTAGGTTGGTGCTTTGGTTCATGGCCGAGCTGGCCCTGATTGGGGCGGATATTCAAGAGGTCATTGGCAGTGCCATCGCTATCCAGATTCTTAGCAACGGAGTCTTGCCCCTTTGGGCTGGAGTTATAATTACGGCATCGGATTG tttcatatttttatttcttgagaaCTATGGAGTGAGGAAGCTAGAAGCTGTTTTTGCAGTTCTTATTGGGACCATGGCTGTATCTTTTGCCTGGATGTTTGGCGACACAAAACCCAGTGGAAAAGAACTTTTAATGG GTATTTTGATTCCAAGACTAAGCTCAAAGACAATTCGGCAGGCTGTGGGAGTCGTGGGTTGTGTCATAATGCCTCACAATGTATTCTTGCACTCTGCTTTGGTACAGTCAAGGAAGATTGACTCCAACAAGAAAGGACAGGTTCAAGAAGCGCTCAACTACTACTCAATTGAATCATCAGTTGCACTATCAATTTCCTTtatgatcaatttgtttgtgACGACTATTTTTGCGAAGGGGTTTTATGGTACCAAACAAGCAAATAGTATTGGACTAGTAAATGCAGGGCAGTATCTTCAGGATAAGTATGGAGGAGGACACTTCCCAATTCTTTATATCTGGGGTATTGGGTTATTGGCAGCTGGACAGAGTAGCACGATAACTGGAACTTATGCTGGACAGTTTATCATGGGAGGTTTTCTTAACCTCCGCCTTAAGAAATGGCTGAGGGCATTGATCACACGGAGTTTTGCAATTGTCCCAACCATAGTTGTAGCTCTCATATTTAATACGTCTGAGTCTTCATTGGATATCTTGAATGAATGGCTTAATGTGCTTCAGTCAATACAGATTCCTTTTGCGCTTATCCCCCTTCTTACATTGGTGGCCAAGGAGCAGGTCATGGGTGTCTTCAAAATTGGGCCTGTTCTTGAG AAGGTGGCATGGACTGTGGCTGCACTGGTAATTGTGATCAATGGGTATCTGTTGCTAGATTTTTTCGTATCTGAAGTTAATGGACTGCTGTTTGGTTTTGTGGTCTGCGCTGGCACAGCTGCATATATAGCATTTATTATCTATCTAGTTTTACGAGGTGGTGGCTTACCTTGTGATTTGATTTCCATACTGTCAAAGAGGTTGGCTTTCACTGCAAACTGA
- the LOC109001136 gene encoding F-box/LRR-repeat protein At3g48880-like has translation MRERKWEELNRDCLVEVLRRLGIEALLMQVPLVCRSWYEASLDPICWKNLNFHTLSSFRPSPARLRPPFRSVSFYNFFTIPKKEDLDVVTAFVRFVVDRSHRSATTLVVADFFTEQALEYASEQCPELKWLYLPRDFMLGVVEHIPQFIGRWESLELLYVEGCSYLDKILTPISTNCQKFFALCCNHVEISDEAAILLVKLASKVKYLRISVSQISRDNLEMLLEGCKHLKLLCFEYFDGVDDVIFGVGFTSHIMSLFMKDPMLQDCCYEDLFPSKDKLVYL, from the exons atgaggGAGAGGAAGTGGGAAGAGCTGAACAGAGACTGCTTGGTTGAAGTGTTGAGAAGATTAGGTATAGAGGCACTGTTGATGCAAGTTCCCTTGGTGTGCAGGTCGTGGTACGAAGCCAGTCTTGACCCCATATGTTGGAAAAACCTTAACTTTCACACCCTCTCATCTTTCCGACCATCTCCGGCTCGTCTCCGACCACCGTTCCGTTCAGTTTCGTTTTATAACTTCTTCACCATACCAAAAAAAGAAGATCTTGACGTCGTCACTGCTTTCGTCCGGTTCGTGGTGGACCGCAGTCATAGGTCTGCGACTACACTAGTCGTTGCAGACTTCTTCACTGAGCAGGCATTGGAATATGCGTCGGAACA GTGTCCAGAACTGAAGTGGTTATATCTGCCTCGTGATTTTATGTTGGGCGTGGTGGAGCATATCCCCCAATTTATAGGAAGGTGGGAGAGTTTAGAGTTGTTATATGTTGAAGGCTGCTCTTATCTTGACAAGATCCTAACCCCAATAAGCACTAATTGCCAAAAGTTTTTTGCTCTATGTTGCAATCATGTGGAAATTAGTGATGAAGCTGCCATTTTGTTGGTGAAATTAGCATCTAAAGTCAAGTACTTGAGAATAAGTGTCTCTCAAATCTCCCGAGATAATCTTGAGATGCTTTTAGAGGGCTGCAAACATCTCAAGCTCTTATGCTTTGAGTACTTCGATGGAGTTGATGATGTGATATTTGGAGTAGGTTTTACTTCTCATATCATGTCTTTGTTCATGAAGGATCCGATGCTTCAAGATTGTTGCTATGAAGATCTGTTTCCATCTAAAGACAAGCTGGTTTATTTGTAG
- the LOC109001186 gene encoding uncharacterized protein LOC109001186: MERKQGFFSALKEEVVRGLSPGRSRAKSPARSGSPMSSLLRRRRKGHHNAQPETLIPRSGSLRPLEALSPLKEGPDGTDGEDSRMEGRWGQWMKMGQLSRAPSVSCSAYKRSDLRLLLGVLGAPLAPVHVSSADPFPHLSIKDTPIESSSAQYILQQYTAASGGQKLQNTIHNAYAMGKVRMIASEFETANRVIRNRNSSKAAESGGFVLWQMNPDMWYVELALGGSKVHAGCNGKLVWRHTPWLGAHAAKGPVRPLRRALQGLDPRTTASMFTNARCIGEKNINGEDCFILKLCADPVTLKARSEGPAEIIRHVLFGYFSQKTGLLVHLEDSHLTRIQNNGGDAVYWETTINSFLDDYRPVEGVMIAHSGRSVVTLFRFGETAMSHTKTRMEEAWTIEEVAFNVPGLSIDCFIPPAEVRFASVSEACELPQGERVNTAMAAAAYRAKVAALEISHNGNDNSGI, from the exons ATGGAGAGGAAGCAGGGTTTCTTTTCGGCGCTGAAGGAGGAGGTTGTCAGAGGGTTGTCGCCGGGGAGGTCAAGGGCGAAGAGTCCGGCGAGAAGTGGGTCACCCATGTCGAGCTTGCTTCGGCGGAGGAGGAAGGGCCACCACAATGCGCAGCCGGAGACGTTGATTCCGAGATCCGGGAGCTTGAGGCCGCTGGAGGCCTTGTCGCCGTTGAAGGAAGGTCCAGACGGCACGGACGGCGAGGATTCAAGGATGGAAGGAAGATGGGGACAGTGGATGAAGATGGGCCAGCTCTCAAGGGCGCCTTCCGTCTCGTGCTCTGCCTATAAACGCTCGGATCTGAGGCTGTTGCTTGGAGTCTTGGGTGCGCCTCTCGCACCCGTGCACGTTAGCTCCGCCGATCCTTTCCCTCACCTTAGCATCAAAGACACTCCAATC GAAAGTTCGTCTGCTCAGTACATATTGCAGCAGTACACTGCAGCTTCTGGAGggcaaaaacttcaaaacacCATCCACAATGCTTATGCCATGGGGAAGGTGAGGATGATAGCTTCTGAGTTTGAGACGGCCAACAGGGTCATAAGGAACCGGAACTCATCCAAAGCTGCAGAATCGGGTGGGTTTGTCCTGTGGCAGATGAATCCAGACATGTGGTATGTAGAGCTTGCACTTGGTGGCAGCAAGGTTCATGCCGGTTGCAATGGGAAGCTTGTCTGGAGGCACACACCTTGGCTTGGTGCACATGCTGCAAAAGGGCCTGTTAGACCGTTGCGCAGAGCTCTACAG GGACTTGACCCTAGAACCACTGCAAGCATGTTTACCAATGCAAGATGCATTGGAGAGAAGAATATCAATGGAGAAGATTGTTTCATCCTCAAGCTCTGTGCAGATCCTGTGACACTGAAAGCCAGGAGCGAAGGCCCGGCAGAGATCATAAGGCACGTCTTGTTTGGCTACTTCAGTCAGAAAACAGGGCTCCTAGTGCACTTGGAAGATTCCCATTTGACCCGCATTCAGAATAATGGAGGCGATGCTGTGTATTGGGAGACTACAATCAATTCATTCCTTGATGATTACAGGCCCGTTGAGGGAGTCATGATCGCTCACTCCGGTCGTTCAGTAGTGACCCTTTTCAGGTTTGGAGAAACAGCAATGAGCCACACAAAAACCAGGATGGAAGAAGCATGGACAATAGAGGAAGTGGCTTTCAATGTTCCAGGGCTTTCAATAGACTGTTTCATTCCTCCTGCTGAAGTAAGATTTGCTTCTGTGAGTGAAGCCTGTGAGCTTCCTCAAGGTGAGAGGGTAAACACTGCTATGGCAGCAGCAGCATATCGTGCAAAAGTTGCAGCACTTGAGATTTCTCACAACGGCAACGATAATAGTGGCATTTGA
- the LOC109001133 gene encoding peamaclein-like: MKPVFASFLLVCLILGSSFFEATEAGSSFCDSKCAARCAKAGVQDRCLKYCGICCEKCQCVPSGTYGNKHECPCYRDLKNSKGKSKCP; this comes from the exons ATGAAGCCTGTCTTTGCAAGTTTCCTGCTTGTGTGTCTTATCCTCGGCTCCTCTTTCTTTGAGGCCACAGAAGCTGGTTCAA GCTTCTGTGACTCGAAGTGCGCTGCGAGGTGCGCAAAGGCAGGAGTGCAAGACCGGTGCTTGAAGTACTGCGGTATTTGCTGTGAAAAGTGCCAGTGCGTGCCATCTGGGACCTATGGAAACAAGCACGAGTGCCCTTGCTACAGGGACCTCAAGAACTCCAAGGGCAAGTCCAAGTGCCCCTGA